Proteins found in one Salvelinus alpinus chromosome 11, SLU_Salpinus.1, whole genome shotgun sequence genomic segment:
- the LOC139534364 gene encoding leukotriene B4 receptor 1-like isoform X1 yields MESTAGNTTTYFSTNSSAPNPSIPYSVGISFLLVAMAIGLPGNLLVVWTILFRLSRRSIASLLILQLSAADALVLLSAPFFIHQLFKVRIWEFGEIMCKLLHYVCGVNMYLSILLITLMGVDRLLGVLHPFWSQRVRTKSRLFPIMGVVWALAMVLPTPQLVYRQVRKGECTTHHPGPAHQVFHYSLETVTAFLVPFSIMTFCYLRIAHTLASSRVHWHHRSYRKTNRLIALIVVTFALLWAPYHLVNILQVGAVLSGSSTDLLLFCLRARTVVIAVAYLSSAVNPLLYAMAGSCSGSSLTIYGSSSRCVGGMAQLLEGMASNMDRMASNMRAKHDGSGREKEKEDWGGGKPEGEVEEMTMVPGKREVEKEDEEAEQEKEMTIVPGGKKEEEGN; encoded by the exons ATGGAATCCACAGCAGGGAATACCACCACCTACTTCTCTACCAACTCATCTGCTCCCAACCCATCCATCCCTTATTCTGTTGGAATCTCCTTTCTCCTGGTTGCTATGGCCATTGGTCTTCCCGGAAATCTCCTAGTGGTTTGGACCATACTATTCCGCCTGAGTCGCCGTTCCATCGCGTCCCTCTTGATCCTCCAGCTATCGGCCGCTGACGCACTCGTGCTGCTCTCTGCACCCTTCTTCATTCACCAGCTCTTCAAGGTCAGAATCTGGGAGTTTGGAGAGATAATGTGTAAGCTCCTGCATTACGTCTGTGGCGTCAACATGTACCTCAGCATCCTATTGATTACCTTGATGGGCGTCGACCGACTCCTTGGCGTGCTACACCCCTTCTGGTCCCAGCGCGTCCGGACGAAGTCAAGGCTCTTTCCTATCATGGGTGTGGTGTGGGCGCTGGCTATGGTGCTGCCCACTCCTCAGCTTGTGTACCGACAGGTCCGAAAGGGGGAGTGTACCACGCATCACCCCGGGCCCGCCCACCAG GTGTTCCACTATTCCCTAGAAACAGTTACTGCGTTCCTGGTCCCCTTCAGCATCATGACGTTCTGCTACTTACGCATCGCTCATACCTTAGCGTCCAGCCGTGTCCACTGGCACCACCGCTCCTACAGGAAGACCAACCGCCTCATCGCACTGATAGTCGTGACTTTCGCCCTCTTGTGGGCTCCGTACCACCTGGTCAACATCCTGCAA GTGGGGGCCGTTCTCTCCGGGTCTTCCACggatttgctgttgttctgtctgAGAGCTAGGACAGTGGTCATAGCTGTAGCTTACCTCAGCAGTGCTGTCAACCCTCTGCTCTATGCCATGGCCGGCTCCTGCTCTGGCTCCTCCCTCACAATCTATGGCTCATCCTCCAGGTGTGTGGGGGGCATGGCACAGCTGCTTGAGGGGATGGCCTCCAACATGGACAGGATGGCCTCCAACATGAGAGCAAAGCATGATGGTagcggtagagagaaagagaaggaggactGGGGAGGTGGGAAACCagagggagaggtagaagagATGACAATGGTTCCAGGGaaaagagaggtggagaaggaggatgaggaggcagAACAAGAAAAAGAGATGACAATAGTTCCAGGGgggaaaaaggaggaggagggaaactaA
- the LOC139534364 gene encoding leukotriene B4 receptor 1-like isoform X2: MESTAGNTTTYFSTNSSAPNPSIPYSVGISFLLVAMAIGLPGNLLVVWTILFRLSRRSIASLLILQLSAADALVLLSAPFFIHQLFKVRIWEFGEIMCKLLHYVCGVNMYLSILLITLMGVDRLLGVLHPFWSQRVRTKSRLFPIMGVVWALAMVLPTPQLVYRQVRKGECTTHHPGPAHQVGAVLSGSSTDLLLFCLRARTVVIAVAYLSSAVNPLLYAMAGSCSGSSLTIYGSSSRCVGGMAQLLEGMASNMDRMASNMRAKHDGSGREKEKEDWGGGKPEGEVEEMTMVPGKREVEKEDEEAEQEKEMTIVPGGKKEEEGN, from the exons ATGGAATCCACAGCAGGGAATACCACCACCTACTTCTCTACCAACTCATCTGCTCCCAACCCATCCATCCCTTATTCTGTTGGAATCTCCTTTCTCCTGGTTGCTATGGCCATTGGTCTTCCCGGAAATCTCCTAGTGGTTTGGACCATACTATTCCGCCTGAGTCGCCGTTCCATCGCGTCCCTCTTGATCCTCCAGCTATCGGCCGCTGACGCACTCGTGCTGCTCTCTGCACCCTTCTTCATTCACCAGCTCTTCAAGGTCAGAATCTGGGAGTTTGGAGAGATAATGTGTAAGCTCCTGCATTACGTCTGTGGCGTCAACATGTACCTCAGCATCCTATTGATTACCTTGATGGGCGTCGACCGACTCCTTGGCGTGCTACACCCCTTCTGGTCCCAGCGCGTCCGGACGAAGTCAAGGCTCTTTCCTATCATGGGTGTGGTGTGGGCGCTGGCTATGGTGCTGCCCACTCCTCAGCTTGTGTACCGACAGGTCCGAAAGGGGGAGTGTACCACGCATCACCCCGGGCCCGCCCACCAG GTGGGGGCCGTTCTCTCCGGGTCTTCCACggatttgctgttgttctgtctgAGAGCTAGGACAGTGGTCATAGCTGTAGCTTACCTCAGCAGTGCTGTCAACCCTCTGCTCTATGCCATGGCCGGCTCCTGCTCTGGCTCCTCCCTCACAATCTATGGCTCATCCTCCAGGTGTGTGGGGGGCATGGCACAGCTGCTTGAGGGGATGGCCTCCAACATGGACAGGATGGCCTCCAACATGAGAGCAAAGCATGATGGTagcggtagagagaaagagaaggaggactGGGGAGGTGGGAAACCagagggagaggtagaagagATGACAATGGTTCCAGGGaaaagagaggtggagaaggaggatgaggaggcagAACAAGAAAAAGAGATGACAATAGTTCCAGGGgggaaaaaggaggaggagggaaactaA